The region CGATCAGCCAGGCACCCAGAATCAGGCCGTCCCGGGCCAGCCCTTCTTTCCAGCCTGCAAAGCCGCCGGTTGCAGGAATGCTGCGGGTCGGGGCCTTGCGGGCCATTACGGCCAGGACCGGCAGCAGGACCACGGTAGCCAGGGTAAACCGCCAGGCGATCAGCACGCTGGGCGGTAACTGTTCGCCCAGTTCCTTGACCACAGCGAAGGTGCTTCCCCACAGCGCCGTGACCAGAACCAGAAGCAGGATGCCGCGCGCGTGGGGAGTCATCGCGGGCAATTGTAGTTCAGGCTGTTGCCGGGCTGTCCGGGTCAGAGGGCCAGGTTCGGCACGGCGGCATCAGCGGCGGCGGTCAGAACCTGGACTCCCGCCTGCTCGAAGGCCTGCCGGGCTGCCTGGGGTGCGTCGTCCGTGACCCAGTGGCTGAGGTCACCCAGCTGAGCGAAGACTGCGAATCCCTGGTGATCCCATTTGCTGTGATCTGCGATCAGGACGCTGTGGCGAGCGCGGCGCATGATGGCAGTTTTCTGCTGCGCCTCGACCAGATTGCTGTTGGTAAGGCCACCCTGCCGCGCGTCGATGCTGGTGCAGCCGACCAGAAAGACGTCGTAGCTGTAGCGGGCCACTGTGGCCAGCGCGTCAGGACCCGTGATGCTGAACGTGCTGCCGTAGACCTCACCACCGACGACATACAGAGGGCACTCGCCGTTGAGTTCGTACGCCACGTCGATACCGTGGGTGACCACACGCAGGGTCCTGGTGAGCTGCGGCGACCGCCGGAGGGCCTGAGCCACATGCAGGGCAGTCGTGCCGGCATCCAGGTATACGGTCTGTCCGGGACGCAGCAGGGTCACGGCTGCCTGGGCCAGTCGGGTCTTTGCTTGCTGCTGCGACTGCTGACGGTCCCGGTACTGCTGATCCTGACTGGCCAGGGTAGCGCCGCCATGCACCTTACGGATCAGTCCGCGTTGCGCCAGCAGATCAAGGTCTCGCCTGGCCGTCGCGCCGCTGACGCCCAGGGCCGCAGTCACCGCCGTGGTCCTCAGACTGCCGTGCTGGGCCAGAAGGTCCAGGATGCGCTGAAGCCGGTCTTCGGCAAGTGGAGTGCTCATGCTCCTGCATGCTAGAGCACAACGGCGCAGAATTGCTCAAAAATCATCAGGCTGTACGAACGACTTGCCCCAGTGGCAGCAGCAAGGCCAAAACGATGAAGGGTCCTGGCCTTGTCAGGAATACCGGCGTCAACTTATGCTATCAATTGATCAAAATTAATCAGAGTTCGTCAGAAAAGCGCAACAGTGCGTGATCCTGGCAACCGCCCTGACCGAGGGCAAGGAGCGGCATGATCAACCTTCCGCAACAACTGATCCGCCTGGGAGCCCAGGCCCGTGACAAGGAGGACGCCATCCGTCAGGTGGCAGCCTTGCTGGCTGACGGCGGCGCCACCGATCCGGCCTACCTGCAGGGGATGCTGGCCCGTGAGGGACAGGCCAACACCTACCTGGGCAGCGGCATTGCCATTCCGCACGGCACGCCGGATACCCGCCGCCTGATCCGCCAGACCGGCATTGCCGTGGTGCAACTGCCACAGGGAGTCGCCTGGGGTGAAGGAGGCGAAACTGTGCGGCTGGTGGTCGGCATTGCCGCCGCAAGCGACGAGCACCTGGATATCCTGCGCCGCCTCACGCGGGTGCTGGCCGACGACGCGCTGGTCGAGCGGCTGTCCACGACTGACAACCCGGCCGACCTGCAAGAAGCGCTGACCGGCGAGCGGCCGGCCGCCCCTGTCGCTGCTGCAGGTCCTGGTCTTCCCCACAGCGTGCAGGTGACGCTGCCCAACCCACTGGGCATGCACGCCCGTCCGGCCACCATGCTGGCCAACCTGGTCAAGGCCCGCGGCGCCCAGGTACGCCTGAGCCGCGACACCGGCGAGAGTGCCGACGCCACCCGCATGATGGAAGTGCTGGCTCTGGGTCTCACACGGGGCACTCCTCTGACGGTCAGCGCTGACAGTCCAGAAACTCTGCAACTGGTCGCCGACGCCATCCGTGGCGGCCTGGGCGACGATCTGAGCGCCCCGGCCAGTGCTGCACCGGCCCGCCGCGAACCCGACTGGGTGCCCGCCCAGGTGGGCGCCACCATTGAAGGTGTACCGGCAGCTGACGGGCTGGTGGTGGGCGTCACCCGCCAGCACGCCCCCAGGCCTCTGGATGTTCACGATCAACCGGGCGACCCGGTGGAAAACGCCGCCAAGCTCGACGCCGCACTGCGCAGCGCCCACACCGAACTCGAGAACGTCGTGGCCGAAGTGCACTCGCGGTTCGGAGCCGACAAGGCAGCCATCTTCCGCGCCCATCAGGAACTGCTGGCCGACCAGGGCACCGTGCAGGACGCCGTAGCGCTCATTCTGGACGGGCACGGTGCCGCCTGGGCCTACCAGCAGGCCAGCAACGAGCGCATCGCTCAGCTTCAGAAACTCGACGACCCCACCCTCGCCGCGCGCGCCGTGGACCTCAGTGACGTGCAGCGCCGGGTTCTGCGTCAGCTGCTGGGCCTGCCCGAGGAAACCGCGCAGCAGTCGGGGGCAGTCATCCTGCTGGCCCCCGACCTGACGCCCAGTGACACCGCCCGCCTGGGTCCCAACTCGCTGCTGGGCTTCGTGACCGCGCAGGGCGGCCCGACCAGCCACACTGCCATCATCGCGCGTGGGCTGGGGCTACCTGCCGTCGTGGCTGCCGGCGACAGCCTGCTGGACATTCCCGACGCGACTCCGGCAATTCTGGACGGCAGCGCCGGGAGGTTGTACCTGAACCCCAGCGATGCTGACTTGCGCGGCGCCCGCGAGCATCAGGTGGTACTGGAGCGTGAACGTGAAGCGGCGCGCGCCGCACGTCACCAGCCTGGAGCCACCCGTGACGGAGTGCGCGTGGAAGTGGCGGCCAACATCAACCGTGCGGCCGACGCGGCCGCTGCGCTAGAGGCCGGAGCCGAGGGCGTGGGGCTGATGCGCACCGAGTTCCTGTTCCTGGAGCGCGACTCGGTACCCAGTGAGGACGAGCAGGAAGCCGAGTACCGGGCCATGGCCGCCGCCATGGGGGACCGCCCGCTGATTATCCGTACGCTTGACATCGGTGGGGACAAGGAAGTGCCGTACCTGGGGCTGGCACGCGAGGACAACTCCTTCCTGGGAATTCGCGGCATCCGGCTGTGCTTCGAGCGCCCGGACCTGTTCCTGCCGCAGCTGCGCGCTGTGGCCCGGGTCGCCCGGGACCACCCCAACGTTCACCTGATGTTCCCCATGATCTCCACGCTGGAGGAC is a window of Deinococcus deserti VCD115 DNA encoding:
- a CDS encoding DeoR/GlpR family DNA-binding transcription regulator, which codes for MSTPLAEDRLQRILDLLAQHGSLRTTAVTAALGVSGATARRDLDLLAQRGLIRKVHGGATLASQDQQYRDRQQSQQQAKTRLAQAAVTLLRPGQTVYLDAGTTALHVAQALRRSPQLTRTLRVVTHGIDVAYELNGECPLYVVGGEVYGSTFSITGPDALATVARYSYDVFLVGCTSIDARQGGLTNSNLVEAQQKTAIMRRARHSVLIADHSKWDHQGFAVFAQLGDLSHWVTDDAPQAARQAFEQAGVQVLTAAADAAVPNLAL
- the ptsP gene encoding phosphoenolpyruvate--protein phosphotransferase, which codes for MINLPQQLIRLGAQARDKEDAIRQVAALLADGGATDPAYLQGMLAREGQANTYLGSGIAIPHGTPDTRRLIRQTGIAVVQLPQGVAWGEGGETVRLVVGIAAASDEHLDILRRLTRVLADDALVERLSTTDNPADLQEALTGERPAAPVAAAGPGLPHSVQVTLPNPLGMHARPATMLANLVKARGAQVRLSRDTGESADATRMMEVLALGLTRGTPLTVSADSPETLQLVADAIRGGLGDDLSAPASAAPARREPDWVPAQVGATIEGVPAADGLVVGVTRQHAPRPLDVHDQPGDPVENAAKLDAALRSAHTELENVVAEVHSRFGADKAAIFRAHQELLADQGTVQDAVALILDGHGAAWAYQQASNERIAQLQKLDDPTLAARAVDLSDVQRRVLRQLLGLPEETAQQSGAVILLAPDLTPSDTARLGPNSLLGFVTAQGGPTSHTAIIARGLGLPAVVAAGDSLLDIPDATPAILDGSAGRLYLNPSDADLRGAREHQVVLEREREAARAARHQPGATRDGVRVEVAANINRAADAAAALEAGAEGVGLMRTEFLFLERDSVPSEDEQEAEYRAMAAAMGDRPLIIRTLDIGGDKEVPYLGLAREDNSFLGIRGIRLCFERPDLFLPQLRAVARVARDHPNVHLMFPMISTLEDFRRARAMFEGVREELGAPRVPLGVMIEVPSAALIAHELAREVDFFSVGTNDLTQYTLAMDRLHPQLARQTDAMHPAVLRLIHLTVEAARREGKWVGVCGGAAGDEVGALILTGLGVKELSVSAPQVPGVKAALRRHTAAQLREMAEQALAQPTAEAVRALVQGRRESA